From the Manihot esculenta cultivar AM560-2 chromosome 3, M.esculenta_v8, whole genome shotgun sequence genome, one window contains:
- the LOC110610657 gene encoding CXXC motif containing zinc binding protein, with protein MVNYMLMITADLENIANLQPQGGCDDPSFPYFFKVKCGRCGELSQKETCVILNETYPLPAGKGTTNLVQKCKFCGREGTVSMVPGKGKLLTQEISDAGEYAPLMMFDCRGYEPDGFVFSGVWKAESAAGTKYEDIDLSGGEFAEYDEKGECPVMISNLRSKFEVVK; from the exons ATGGTGAACTACATGCTGATGATAACCGCCGATCTCGAGAACATAGCCAACCTCCAGCCTCAGGGCGGTTGCGACGATCCTTCTTTTCCTTATTTCTTCAAG GTGAAATGTGGAAGGTGTGGAGAGTTGAGCCAGAAAGAAACATGTGTGATCTTGAATGAGACTTATCCTCTTCCAGCAGGAAAAGGAACCACTAATCTTGTTCAAAAG TGCAAGTTTTGTGGGAGGGAAGGAACTGTGTCAATGGTTCCAGGCAAGGGTAAGCTGCTGACCCAGGAAATCAGTGATGCAGGAGAATATGCCCCGTTGATGATGTTTGACTGCAGAGGTTATGAGCCTGACGGTTTTGTATTTAGTGGTGTGTGGAAAGCCGAGTCT GCTGCAGGGACTAAATATGAAGATATCGATTTGTCTGGAGGGGAATTTGCTGAATATGATGAGAAGGGGGAGTGCCCAGTCATGATTTCCAACCTTCGTTCTAAATTTGAAGTTGTGAAGTGA
- the LOC110612407 gene encoding glycosyltransferase BC10, producing MQPRIVPLEEGNDPVIPIKTSQPKTFPLRLLQLFLLFLALCIPFSIISTYTIKRFGVNNVVTKVKTAPKLCLEEPNALDRWIRPPSNLFHKMNDEELFWRASFVPRIKKYPFSRTQKIAFMFLTKGPLPLAPLWERFLKGHEGLYSIYVHSIPTFEPKFPPSSVFHGRQIPSQIAEWGKMSICDAERRLLANALLDISNERFILLSESCIPLYNFTVIYNYIMKSKHSFIGAFDDHGPYGRGRYNENMAPEVNITQWRKGSQWFESNRRLAVKIVEDTTYYPKFEKFCRPHCYVDEHYFPTMLTIEAAHLLANRSLTWVDWSRGGAHPATFGGADITEEFFARIYQGQLCTYNTEPSSTCFLFARKFAPSAMEPLLHISHEVLGF from the exons ATGCAGCCAAGAATTGTTCCATTAGAGGAGGGCAATGACCCTGTGATTCCAATCAAAACAAGCCAACCCAAAACTTTCCCGCTAAGGTTACTCCAGTTATTTCTGTTGTTTTTAGCTTTATGTATCCCATTTTCAATCATTAGTACATACACAATCAAACGTTTTGGAGTTAACAATGTTGTGACCAAAGTTAAGACTGCTCCCAAGCTATGTCTTGAGGAACCTAATGCTTTGGACCGTTGGATTAGGCCTCCTTCGAATCTGTTTCACAAGATGAACGATGAAGAGCTCTTTTGGAGGGCTTCATTTGTTCCCAGAATAAAGAAGTATCCTTTCAGTAGAACTCAAAAGATTGCATTTATGTTCTTGACCAAGGGGCCTCTACCTCTGGCACCTCTTTGGGAAAGGTTTCTGAAGGGGCATGAAGGGTTGTATTCAATCTATGTTCATTCGATACCAACATTTGAACCCAAGTTTCCACCTTCATCCGTTTTTCATGGAAGACAAATCCCAAGCCAA ATTGCTGAATGGGGTAAGATGAGTATCTGTGATGCTGAAAGAAGGCTTCTCGCAAATGCATTGCTCGATATATCTAATGAACGGTTCATTCTCCTATCCGAATCCTGCATTCCTCTATATAATTTCACTGTCATCTACAACTACATAATGAAGTCCAAACATAGCTTCATTGGTGCATTTGATGACCATGGTCCATACGGGAGAGGACGATACAATGAAAACATGGCACCTGAGGTGAATATCACCCAGTGGCGAAAAGGTTCTCAGTGGTTTGAGAGTAACCGTAGGCTCGCAGTTAAGATAGTGGAGGATACTACATATTAcccaaaatttgaaaaattctgTAGGCCCCATTGTTATGTTGATGAACACTATTTCCCCACCATGCTAACCATTGAAGCAGCCCATCTCTTAGCAAATAGAAGTCTTACTTGGGTGGACTGGTCAAGAGGTGGAGCTCATCCAGCAACCTTTGGAGGGGCAGATATAACAGAGGAATTTTTCGCAAGGATTTATCAAGGCCAGCTCTGCACTTACAACACTGAACCCTCTTCGACATGTTTTCTTTTCGCGAGAAAATTTGCTCCAAGTGCAATGGAACCTTTGTTACATATTTCACATGAGGTTTTGGGATTCTGA